A stretch of the Comamonas testosteroni TK102 genome encodes the following:
- a CDS encoding C40 family peptidase, with translation MSRWLIALLFVGVTSAHAAPSEQRDDDMAQLLVNRGLITQLREARHSVAEKTTDFVREARQNVAEKTSDLVVTAMGFLGVPYRLGGTNAETGFDCSGFVRAIYSQTMGKVLPRVSAEQANATQQIDRNDLKPGDLVFFNTMRRTFSHVGIYVGDGKFIHAPRTGASVRVESMQTSYWARRFDGARRVEGADASATTAAAYSALGPLQP, from the coding sequence ATGTCCCGATGGCTTATTGCACTTCTATTTGTCGGCGTTACCTCTGCGCACGCGGCGCCCAGCGAGCAGCGTGACGACGACATGGCCCAGTTGCTGGTCAACCGCGGCCTCATCACCCAGTTGCGTGAAGCTCGCCACTCCGTGGCCGAGAAGACGACTGACTTCGTGCGTGAAGCACGTCAGAACGTGGCCGAGAAAACTTCCGATCTGGTGGTGACAGCCATGGGTTTCCTTGGCGTTCCCTATCGCCTGGGTGGCACCAACGCTGAGACTGGCTTCGACTGCAGCGGTTTCGTGCGTGCCATCTACTCCCAGACCATGGGCAAGGTTCTGCCTCGCGTCTCTGCCGAACAGGCCAACGCCACTCAGCAAATTGACCGCAACGACCTCAAGCCAGGCGATCTGGTGTTCTTCAACACCATGCGCCGCACATTCAGTCATGTGGGCATCTATGTGGGTGACGGCAAATTCATCCACGCACCTCGTACCGGCGCCAGCGTGCGTGTGGAAAGCATGCAAACCTCCTACTGGGCGCGTCGCTTCGACGGCGCCCGCCGTGTCGAAGGTGCCGATGCCTCGGCAACCACGGCGGCAGCCTACAGCGCCCTGGGCCCCCTGCAGCCCTGA
- a CDS encoding isochorismatase family protein translates to MLLEASESQLVLVDYQDKLMPVIHEGAQALANAVKLAKMAQLLEVPVWGTEQNPSRLGANNAELKALCQKTLEKMYFSAVPEGLGEWLRPPAKPQGGNARSLPKHLQKPQQQAPERNMVVIAGCETHVCLLQTALELLEDEFDVWVVTDACSSRTERNRDAAFDRLAGAGAELVTTEMVMFEWLRTCEDPAFKEMLALVK, encoded by the coding sequence ATGTTGTTAGAAGCTTCCGAGTCGCAACTGGTTCTGGTGGACTACCAGGACAAGCTGATGCCCGTCATCCATGAAGGCGCTCAAGCGCTGGCCAATGCCGTCAAGCTGGCCAAGATGGCGCAGTTGCTGGAGGTGCCTGTCTGGGGAACGGAGCAGAACCCTTCGCGCCTTGGCGCCAACAATGCGGAGCTGAAGGCACTTTGCCAGAAGACGCTGGAGAAAATGTATTTCAGCGCCGTACCTGAGGGGCTGGGTGAATGGCTGCGTCCTCCTGCCAAGCCGCAGGGCGGCAATGCGCGCAGCCTGCCCAAGCATCTGCAAAAGCCGCAGCAGCAGGCGCCCGAGCGCAATATGGTGGTGATTGCGGGTTGCGAAACCCATGTCTGCCTGTTGCAGACAGCGCTGGAGCTGCTGGAAGACGAGTTCGATGTGTGGGTGGTGACGGATGCCTGCAGCTCGCGTACCGAGCGTAACCGGGATGCTGCGTTTGACCGTCTGGCGGGTGCCGGCGCCGAGCTGGTGACCACCGAGATGGTGATGTTCGAGTGGCTGCGCACCTGCGAAGACCCCGCCTTCAAGGAGATGCTGGCTCTGGTCAAGTAA
- a CDS encoding DUF2167 domain-containing protein: MFKSIAAAVVGLSLSLGVWAKTEATQELPAEIKALHWQESGKGEIADKASVKIPSGYAFLGEADTSKLLQAFGNPPSSDHFLIAPKSLDWFAVFSYDDTGYVKDDEKIDADDLLKSMQSGDKAGNEQRKKLGLEALYTDGWQVPPHYDTATKRLEWGLRLRGESGEKNVNYTSRILGRSGVMTATLVSDTATLAQNTEEFKKVLAGFDYNSGQTYAEFKNGDKVAAIGLGALVLGGAAAVATKKGLWGAIAGFLAAGWKIVAAAAVALFAGIGKLFGRKKAAE; the protein is encoded by the coding sequence ATGTTCAAGTCCATCGCGGCCGCCGTTGTCGGCCTGTCACTGTCTCTTGGCGTCTGGGCCAAGACAGAAGCCACTCAGGAGTTACCCGCCGAAATCAAGGCCCTGCACTGGCAGGAAAGTGGCAAGGGTGAAATCGCGGACAAGGCCAGCGTCAAGATTCCCTCTGGCTATGCCTTTCTCGGCGAGGCCGACACCTCCAAGCTGCTACAGGCATTTGGCAACCCTCCCAGCAGTGATCACTTCCTGATTGCCCCCAAATCGCTGGACTGGTTTGCCGTGTTCTCCTATGACGACACGGGCTACGTGAAGGACGACGAAAAGATTGATGCCGACGACTTGCTCAAATCCATGCAGTCAGGTGACAAGGCCGGCAACGAGCAGCGCAAGAAGCTGGGTCTTGAAGCTCTGTACACCGATGGCTGGCAGGTTCCACCACATTACGACACGGCCACCAAGCGACTGGAATGGGGTCTGCGTCTGCGCGGCGAGTCGGGCGAGAAGAATGTCAACTACACCTCGCGCATTCTGGGCCGCAGCGGCGTGATGACGGCCACCCTGGTCTCCGATACCGCGACCCTGGCCCAGAACACCGAGGAGTTCAAGAAAGTGCTGGCCGGATTCGACTACAACAGCGGCCAGACCTATGCGGAGTTCAAGAACGGTGACAAGGTCGCCGCCATCGGTCTGGGCGCCCTGGTGCTTGGTGGCGCTGCCGCAGTGGCCACCAAGAAAGGCCTGTGGGGCGCGATTGCTGGCTTTCTGGCCGCAGGCTGGAAGATCGTCGCTGCTGCAGCGGTCGCCCTGTTCGCAGGCATAGGCAAATTGTTTGGCCGCAAGAAGGCCGCTGAATAA
- a CDS encoding FUSC family protein produces the protein MRWSTPFMLAWRRAKTTLPSRARLALRDALAAALASMLAWVIAQQLWGHPKPAFAVVTAVICLAPGLPSHLKQARSLLIGCTLGIVIGDLLWQLPEQHLLLRMSLGAFLSILLGASIGPAPVVPIQAGVSVILVLVLGPSMAGGARLLDVTVGAAVGLVFSQVLLTSNPIKDMGRAASIFLKQLANGLDLILKACQQQNADAAETALGQLSLAHESLAALRAAVGQAHSSRRWSLRGRLNAERLAFVTRRYDRHAVRVYATALLLAESLNRATAHTGMAPPTAISDYCRRLTHACLDLANQPTVVALKADDPLATMDDCPAPPEPEPVLQPEWLLVHENARQLERALRALIGSRDA, from the coding sequence TTGCGCTGGAGCACCCCCTTCATGCTGGCCTGGCGCCGAGCCAAGACCACTTTGCCTTCAAGAGCCAGGCTGGCCCTGCGTGATGCACTTGCCGCAGCACTGGCCAGCATGCTGGCCTGGGTCATCGCCCAGCAGCTCTGGGGCCACCCAAAGCCGGCTTTCGCCGTGGTCACCGCCGTGATCTGCCTCGCACCCGGGCTGCCCAGCCATCTGAAGCAGGCACGCAGTCTGCTCATAGGCTGCACACTCGGCATCGTGATCGGCGATCTGCTGTGGCAGCTGCCCGAGCAGCACCTGTTGCTGCGCATGAGCCTGGGCGCATTCCTCTCCATCCTGCTGGGCGCCAGCATCGGCCCCGCGCCCGTGGTGCCGATTCAAGCCGGGGTCTCGGTGATTCTGGTGCTGGTGCTCGGCCCCAGCATGGCGGGCGGAGCCCGTCTGCTGGACGTCACGGTCGGTGCTGCGGTCGGGCTTGTCTTCAGCCAGGTGCTGCTGACCTCCAATCCCATCAAGGATATGGGCCGGGCCGCCTCGATCTTTCTCAAGCAACTGGCCAATGGACTGGATTTGATTCTCAAGGCCTGCCAGCAGCAGAACGCCGATGCGGCAGAAACCGCCCTTGGCCAGCTATCACTGGCCCATGAATCGCTGGCCGCCCTGCGCGCCGCCGTAGGTCAGGCCCACTCCTCGCGACGCTGGTCATTGCGCGGACGGCTCAATGCCGAGCGACTGGCTTTTGTCACCCGCCGCTATGACCGCCATGCGGTGCGCGTTTACGCGACAGCCTTGCTGCTGGCCGAGAGTCTGAACCGAGCCACTGCACATACCGGCATGGCTCCTCCCACGGCAATCTCCGACTACTGCCGCCGGCTGACGCATGCCTGCCTTGATCTGGCCAACCAGCCAACCGTGGTTGCCCTCAAGGCCGATGATCCTTTGGCGACCATGGATGACTGCCCTGCGCCACCGGAACCTGAGCCAGTGCTGCAGCCCGAATGGCTGCTGGTGCATGAAAATGCCCGGCAGCTGGAGCGCGCTTTGCGCGCCTTGATAGGCTCGCGTGACGCATGA
- a CDS encoding GlsB/YeaQ/YmgE family stress response membrane protein: protein MSIIGTIIIGLIVGLIARAIKPGNDSMGWIMTILLGIVGSFVATYLGSAMGWYQPGQTAGWIASVVGAVILLFIYGMVRDKAN, encoded by the coding sequence ATGTCCATCATCGGAACCATCATCATCGGTCTTATCGTCGGTTTGATTGCACGGGCCATCAAGCCCGGCAACGATAGCATGGGCTGGATCATGACGATTCTTCTCGGTATCGTGGGCTCGTTTGTAGCCACCTATCTGGGCTCGGCCATGGGCTGGTACCAGCCCGGGCAAACCGCAGGCTGGATTGCCTCGGTGGTTGGAGCAGTGATTCTTTTGTTTATTTATGGCATGGTGCGCGATAAGGCCAACTGA
- a CDS encoding propionate--CoA ligase codes for MTTRFDDFYQRSIDDRDGFWAEQAGLVDWQQKPQQICDYSQPPFAKWFVGGTTNLCHNAIDRHLAARGDQNALIAVSSETQTEKVYSYRELHAEVNRMAAVLQSLGVQKGDRVQIYMPMVAEACFAMLACVRLGAIHSVVFGGFASGALASRIDDAEPKVIISADAGSRGGRVVAYKPLLDEALRQSSHQPAAVLMVNRGLAEMPMKAGRDHDWSALRARNLDAQVDCVWVESTHPSYTLYTSGTTGKPKGVQRDTGGYTVALAASMPHIFDAQAGQTFFCTSDIGWVVGHSYIIYAPLIAGMATVMYEGLPVNPDAGIWWSIVEKYKVTHMFSAPTAIRVLKKHDADYLKRYDISSLKALWLAGEPLDEPTATWISQAINKPIIDNYWQTETGWPIMTLCNGVEKQATRFGSPGRAVYGYNVKLIDDASGEELIQPNQKGVLAIEGPLPPGCMQTVWRDDNRFVNTYWKSIPGRLIYSTFDWGIRDEDGYYFILGRTDDVINVAGHRLGTREIEECISAHAQIAEVAVVGVADNLKGQAALAFAVVRDAALVADEASSKALEADVMKLVDARLGAVARPSRVIFVTALPKTRSGKLLRRALQAVAEGRDPGDLSTMEDPAALTQVQQRL; via the coding sequence ATGACCACGCGTTTCGACGATTTTTATCAGCGTTCCATTGATGACCGCGACGGCTTCTGGGCGGAGCAGGCCGGTCTGGTCGATTGGCAGCAGAAGCCCCAGCAGATCTGTGACTACAGCCAGCCGCCATTTGCCAAATGGTTTGTGGGCGGCACCACCAATCTCTGCCATAACGCCATCGACCGTCATCTGGCGGCGCGCGGCGATCAGAATGCGCTGATCGCCGTTTCTTCCGAAACCCAGACCGAGAAGGTCTACAGCTACCGCGAGTTGCATGCGGAAGTCAACCGCATGGCAGCCGTGCTGCAGTCGCTGGGCGTACAAAAAGGCGACCGGGTGCAGATCTATATGCCCATGGTTGCCGAGGCCTGTTTTGCCATGCTGGCCTGCGTGCGCCTGGGCGCCATTCACTCCGTGGTGTTCGGCGGCTTTGCCTCGGGCGCACTGGCGTCGCGCATCGATGATGCCGAGCCCAAGGTCATCATCAGCGCCGATGCAGGCTCGCGTGGCGGCCGCGTCGTGGCTTACAAGCCTTTGCTGGACGAAGCGCTCAGGCAGTCCAGCCACCAGCCCGCTGCCGTGCTGATGGTCAACCGCGGACTGGCTGAAATGCCCATGAAGGCCGGCCGCGATCATGACTGGTCGGCCTTGCGCGCCCGGAATCTGGATGCGCAGGTGGATTGCGTCTGGGTGGAGTCAACCCATCCCAGCTACACCCTCTACACCAGCGGCACCACGGGCAAGCCCAAGGGGGTGCAGCGCGATACGGGCGGCTATACCGTGGCACTGGCGGCCAGCATGCCGCATATCTTCGATGCCCAGGCGGGGCAGACCTTCTTCTGCACCAGCGATATCGGCTGGGTCGTGGGTCATAGCTACATCATCTATGCGCCGCTGATTGCAGGCATGGCCACGGTGATGTACGAGGGCCTGCCGGTCAACCCCGATGCCGGCATCTGGTGGAGCATTGTCGAGAAATACAAGGTCACGCACATGTTCTCGGCGCCGACGGCGATTCGCGTGCTCAAAAAGCATGATGCCGATTACCTCAAGCGCTACGACATCTCCAGCCTCAAGGCACTGTGGCTGGCCGGCGAGCCGCTTGACGAGCCCACGGCGACCTGGATCAGCCAGGCCATCAACAAGCCCATCATCGACAACTACTGGCAGACCGAGACCGGCTGGCCCATCATGACGCTGTGCAACGGCGTGGAAAAACAGGCCACGCGCTTTGGCAGTCCGGGCCGGGCGGTCTATGGCTACAACGTCAAGCTGATCGATGACGCCAGCGGCGAGGAGTTGATCCAGCCGAACCAGAAGGGCGTGCTGGCGATTGAAGGTCCGCTGCCGCCCGGTTGCATGCAGACGGTCTGGCGTGACGACAACCGCTTTGTCAACACCTACTGGAAGAGCATTCCGGGCCGCCTGATCTACAGCACCTTCGACTGGGGTATCCGCGACGAGGATGGCTATTACTTCATCCTCGGCCGTACCGACGATGTGATCAATGTGGCAGGCCATCGTCTGGGCACGCGCGAGATCGAGGAGTGCATCTCTGCCCATGCCCAGATTGCCGAAGTGGCCGTGGTCGGCGTTGCCGACAATCTCAAGGGGCAGGCTGCGCTGGCCTTTGCCGTGGTGCGCGATGCCGCCTTGGTGGCCGATGAGGCCTCCAGCAAGGCCCTGGAAGCCGATGTGATGAAGCTGGTCGATGCGCGTCTGGGGGCGGTTGCGCGTCCGTCGCGCGTGATCTTCGTGACGGCTCTGCCGAAGACGCGCAGCGGCAAGCTGCTGCGCCGGGCACTGCAGGCCGTGGCTGAAGGTCGTGATCCCGGTGACCTGAGCACCATGGAAGATCCGGCGGCCCTGACCCAGGTGCAACAGCGGCTGTAA
- a CDS encoding CynX/NimT family MFS transporter — MEPVTSRGLNPSWIIVAAGVSASLHVGKLPPAVPLLQQQLGVSLVQAGFLLSTVQVAGMLLGLVVGLGADKWGLRRSLLTGLMLMAVSSAVGAAATGFAWLLALRALEGLGFLLVAMPAPGLIRRAVKPSELGTRMGWWGSYMPIGSAMGLLLGPWVLQASSWQVWWISLGCTSALAALAVWRMVPADDAATDALAATADEGWRPRLVRTLRSPGPWLVSLGFMVYSSQWMGVVGFLPTLYAEAGLGAKLAGLLTAVVAASNMLGNVAAGRLLHRGWRPARCLQTGYVLMGLTALLAYVQIGGEPLAPLWLRFVAVALFSATGGLIPATLFTTAMHLAPSPATLFTTAMHLAPSPATVSTTVGFMQQWSCVGQFAGPPLVAAMAMQMGGWQFTWLVTGSMCVLGWLLALGVGRCWSRLKV, encoded by the coding sequence GTGGAGCCAGTGACTAGCCGGGGCTTGAACCCCTCATGGATCATCGTCGCAGCCGGCGTCAGTGCCTCGCTGCATGTAGGCAAGCTGCCGCCCGCCGTGCCGTTGCTGCAGCAGCAACTGGGCGTGTCCCTGGTGCAGGCCGGATTTCTGCTCTCCACCGTTCAGGTGGCGGGCATGTTGTTGGGCCTGGTGGTGGGGCTGGGTGCCGACAAATGGGGTCTTCGTCGCAGCTTGCTGACGGGGCTGATGCTGATGGCTGTGTCCAGCGCGGTGGGCGCTGCGGCCACGGGCTTTGCCTGGCTGCTGGCGCTGCGCGCGCTTGAAGGCCTTGGGTTCTTGCTGGTCGCCATGCCTGCACCGGGGCTGATACGCCGCGCAGTCAAGCCGTCCGAGCTGGGGACGCGTATGGGGTGGTGGGGTTCCTATATGCCCATTGGCAGTGCCATGGGCTTGCTGCTGGGGCCATGGGTGCTGCAGGCAAGCAGCTGGCAGGTATGGTGGATTTCGCTGGGCTGCACCTCTGCCTTGGCTGCCCTTGCGGTTTGGCGCATGGTACCCGCAGATGATGCAGCAACCGATGCCCTTGCAGCCACAGCCGACGAGGGCTGGCGTCCGCGTCTGGTCCGAACCTTGCGCAGTCCCGGCCCCTGGCTGGTGTCGCTGGGCTTCATGGTGTATTCGAGCCAGTGGATGGGGGTTGTCGGATTTTTACCCACCCTGTATGCGGAGGCCGGCCTCGGTGCCAAGCTGGCAGGCCTGCTGACGGCCGTGGTTGCCGCCAGCAACATGCTGGGCAATGTGGCCGCCGGCAGGTTGTTGCATCGGGGCTGGCGTCCCGCGCGCTGCCTGCAGACCGGCTATGTGCTGATGGGGCTGACGGCGCTGCTGGCCTATGTGCAGATCGGCGGCGAGCCCTTGGCACCGCTGTGGCTGCGCTTCGTGGCCGTGGCGCTGTTCTCGGCGACGGGTGGCCTGATACCGGCCACCCTGTTCACCACGGCCATGCACCTGGCTCCCAGCCCGGCCACCCTGTTCACCACGGCCATGCACCTGGCTCCCAGCCCGGCCACCGTGTCCACCACCGTGGGTTTCATGCAGCAATGGTCTTGCGTGGGGCAGTTTGCCGGTCCGCCACTGGTGGCGGCCATGGCCATGCAGATGGGCGGCTGGCAGTTCACCTGGCTTGTAACGGGCAGCATGTGTGTGCTGGGCTGGCTGCTGGCGTTGGGAGTGGGGCGTTGCTGGAGCCGTCTCAAGGTCTGA
- a CDS encoding EVE domain-containing protein — MNDSSTLAQRYWLMKNEPDEYSIDHALAAPGQTIAWNGVRNYQARNFMRDDMQVGDGVLYWHSSCAEPGIYGLARIAGNLRVDPSQFDPEDPYYDPKSPVDKPRWLTLDVQALKKTRPLLMAELRGQAPLQQMRVLQKGNRLSITPVTEAEWHCIQALLQEH; from the coding sequence ATGAACGACAGCAGCACCCTGGCCCAGCGTTACTGGCTCATGAAGAACGAGCCTGACGAGTACTCCATCGACCACGCATTGGCAGCCCCCGGACAGACCATTGCCTGGAACGGCGTGCGCAACTACCAGGCCCGCAATTTCATGCGTGACGATATGCAGGTCGGCGACGGCGTTCTGTACTGGCACTCCAGTTGCGCCGAACCCGGCATCTACGGCCTAGCCCGCATTGCCGGCAATCTGCGCGTGGACCCCTCACAGTTTGATCCTGAGGATCCCTACTACGACCCCAAGTCCCCGGTCGACAAACCGCGCTGGCTGACGCTGGACGTGCAGGCACTGAAGAAAACCCGGCCGCTGCTGATGGCCGAGCTGCGCGGACAAGCTCCACTGCAGCAGATGCGTGTACTGCAAAAAGGCAATCGCCTCTCCATCACCCCGGTGACCGAGGCCGAATGGCATTGCATTCAGGCTCTGCTGCAAGAGCATTGA
- a CDS encoding amidohydrolase — translation MQKRQFLATAASLTALSSTPWLAGCASRRSKTAVRPAEMIFYGGPILTMNDAQPQVEAVAVNAGVITAVGSLQELESLRGPGTRMLDLQGRTLIPGFVDPHSHIGGVGLQAISANLLPPPDGGNASIADLQQTLREYIQISPEVKQLGIVLGFGYDDSQLQERRHPTRDDLDAVSRDLPIAVIHQSGHFGALNSLALARAGIGPGTPNPEGGVIRRRAGSPVPNGVLEENAFFHTLGRIMPKLTLEQSMDWLEKAQQLYLEFGYTTVQDGRSDAGAIASAMAAAESRRLVIDVVSYPDILQLGDGALANNLKFSRSYTNRFRIGGVKLTLDGSPQGKTAWLTEPYLVPPDGQQPGYRGYGVLSDARANEQVARAIRNGWQILVHGNGDAAIDQFIAAVRASGPVEQARAVRPVLIHGQTLRRDQVSQLKELGIFPSLFPMHTFYWGDWHHDSVLGDPRAQNISPTGWVLGEGMVFTSHHDAPVALPSSMRVLDATVNRTTRSGRVLGPEHRVSPWVALKAQTIWSAYQHFEDDRKGSIEVGKLADLAVLSDNPLTVPPHQLASLQVLETIKEGRTVYKRVL, via the coding sequence ATGCAAAAGCGCCAGTTTCTCGCCACCGCAGCTTCGCTGACGGCATTGTCATCAACGCCCTGGCTCGCGGGCTGTGCTTCGCGCCGTTCTAAGACCGCGGTCAGGCCCGCCGAGATGATCTTCTACGGCGGCCCGATTCTCACCATGAACGATGCCCAGCCCCAGGTGGAAGCCGTGGCGGTGAATGCCGGAGTGATTACCGCCGTCGGCTCGCTGCAGGAGCTGGAGTCCTTGCGCGGCCCTGGCACGCGTATGCTGGACTTGCAGGGCCGCACGCTGATTCCGGGCTTTGTGGACCCGCACAGCCATATTGGCGGCGTGGGGCTGCAGGCCATTTCGGCCAATCTGCTGCCTCCGCCCGACGGTGGCAACGCCTCTATCGCCGATTTGCAGCAGACGCTGCGCGAGTACATCCAGATCTCGCCCGAGGTCAAACAGCTGGGCATCGTGCTCGGTTTTGGCTATGACGATTCCCAGCTCCAGGAGCGGCGTCATCCCACACGCGACGATCTCGATGCCGTCTCCCGAGACCTGCCGATTGCCGTGATTCACCAGTCCGGGCATTTCGGCGCACTGAACTCCTTGGCTCTGGCCCGTGCCGGCATCGGCCCTGGCACTCCCAATCCAGAGGGCGGCGTGATCCGCCGCCGCGCCGGCAGCCCGGTACCCAACGGGGTGCTGGAGGAGAATGCCTTTTTTCACACCCTGGGCCGGATCATGCCCAAACTCACTCTGGAGCAGTCCATGGACTGGCTGGAAAAAGCCCAGCAGCTCTATCTGGAGTTCGGCTACACCACGGTGCAGGACGGGCGCTCCGACGCGGGAGCCATTGCCTCGGCTATGGCGGCGGCCGAGTCGCGCCGGCTGGTCATCGACGTGGTGTCCTATCCCGACATCCTGCAGCTGGGCGACGGCGCGCTGGCCAACAACCTGAAGTTCAGCCGCAGCTATACCAATCGCTTCCGCATTGGCGGCGTCAAGCTCACGCTCGACGGCTCGCCTCAGGGCAAGACGGCATGGCTGACCGAGCCCTATCTGGTGCCGCCTGATGGCCAGCAGCCCGGCTATAGGGGCTATGGGGTGCTCAGCGATGCCAGGGCCAACGAGCAGGTGGCCAGGGCCATCCGCAACGGCTGGCAGATTCTGGTGCATGGCAACGGCGATGCTGCTATCGACCAGTTCATCGCCGCCGTGCGCGCCAGCGGCCCCGTGGAGCAGGCGCGTGCCGTACGTCCGGTGCTGATCCACGGCCAGACGCTGCGGCGCGACCAGGTGAGCCAGCTCAAGGAGCTGGGTATCTTCCCGTCACTGTTTCCCATGCACACCTTTTACTGGGGTGACTGGCACCATGATTCGGTGCTCGGCGATCCGCGCGCGCAGAACATCTCGCCGACTGGCTGGGTGCTGGGCGAGGGCATGGTGTTCACGTCTCATCACGATGCGCCTGTGGCCCTGCCATCGTCGATGCGTGTGCTCGATGCCACGGTGAATCGCACAACGCGCTCGGGCCGTGTGCTGGGGCCCGAGCATCGCGTCTCGCCCTGGGTAGCGCTCAAGGCGCAGACCATCTGGTCGGCTTACCAGCATTTCGAGGACGACCGCAAGGGGTCCATCGAGGTCGGCAAGCTGGCCGACCTGGCCGTACTGTCGGACAACCCGCTGACCGTGCCGCCGCATCAGCTTGCCAGCCTCCAGGTGCTGGAGACTATCAAGGAAGGGCGCACGGTATACAAGCGTGTTCTCTGA
- a CDS encoding aldo/keto reductase: MHSAISFLEGRNSLGMGSWHLGQGRRSPNEEKAALLTGLQLGLNVIDTAEMYGDGLSEELIGDVLRDLPPSRLRPFLVSKVLPMHASRKGVMRAFEASAHRLGVDCIDLYLLHWRGNTPLAETVAAFEELKAQGRIRHWGVSNFDTDDMQELWQVPGGRNCVVNQVLYNVFSRGIEYDLLPWCLKNGVTVMAYCPLGHGELVEQSLLAEIGDRHDVSASVVALAWILRSGRVLAIPESGSEDHIRDNARALQLKLGPEELALIDAASPPSRFKQPLDML; this comes from the coding sequence ATGCACAGTGCCATATCATTTTTAGAGGGGCGCAACAGCCTGGGCATGGGCAGCTGGCATCTTGGCCAGGGGCGGCGCAGCCCGAACGAAGAGAAGGCAGCCTTGCTCACCGGGCTGCAGCTCGGCCTGAACGTGATCGACACTGCCGAGATGTATGGCGACGGCCTTTCCGAGGAACTGATTGGTGATGTGCTGCGTGACCTGCCGCCAAGCCGTCTCAGGCCTTTCCTGGTCAGCAAGGTGCTGCCCATGCACGCCAGCCGCAAGGGAGTGATGCGCGCCTTCGAGGCCAGCGCCCATAGGTTGGGAGTGGACTGCATCGACCTCTATCTGCTGCACTGGCGTGGCAATACGCCGCTGGCCGAGACGGTAGCCGCGTTCGAGGAATTGAAGGCGCAGGGGAGGATTCGTCATTGGGGCGTTTCCAACTTCGACACCGACGATATGCAGGAGCTGTGGCAAGTTCCGGGTGGACGCAACTGTGTGGTCAATCAGGTGCTCTACAATGTTTTCAGTCGCGGTATCGAATATGACTTGCTGCCCTGGTGCCTGAAGAACGGCGTGACCGTGATGGCCTATTGTCCGCTGGGGCATGGAGAGCTGGTTGAGCAAAGCCTGCTGGCTGAAATCGGTGATCGCCATGATGTCAGTGCCAGCGTGGTGGCTCTGGCCTGGATCCTGCGCAGCGGTCGGGTGCTGGCGATTCCCGAGAGCGGCTCCGAAGACCATATCCGAGACAACGCCCGTGCACTGCAGCTCAAGCTCGGGCCGGAGGAGCTGGCGCTGATCGACGCTGCCTCGCCCCCGTCGCGCTTCAAGCAGCCGCTGGACATGCTCTGA